One Oncorhynchus keta strain PuntledgeMale-10-30-2019 chromosome 11, Oket_V2, whole genome shotgun sequence DNA window includes the following coding sequences:
- the LOC118376683 gene encoding uncharacterized protein LOC118376683 isoform X3, giving the protein MMMKQKGGRLLLVPESCLPLQDYRSQGASVPASATTGLQVPGCICPFPCHYRTTGPRVHLSLTLHVPGCICPCPCHYRTTGPRVHQSLPLPLQDYRSQGASVPDTTGPMVHVHLPLPLQDYRSQGASVPAPAITGLQVPGCICPCHYSTTGPRVHLSLPLPLQDYRSQGPSVPAPAITVLQVPGCICPCPCNYRTTGPRVHLSLPLPLQVPGCICPYLCYYRTTGPRVHLSLPLPLQVPGCICPCPCHYSTTGPRVHLFLPLPLQYYRSQGASAPAPAPATTVLQVPGCMKQKGERRKTAEEETERRKTAACTRELPAFTGLQVPGCICPCLCHYRTTGPRVHLSLPLPLQDYRSQGASVPDTTCPRVHLSLSLPLQDYRSQGASVPAPAITGPRVHLSLTLQVPWCMCICPCHYRTTGPRVHQSLPLPLQDYRSQGASVPAPASTGPRVHMSLPLPLQDYTSQGASVPVPATTGLQVPGCISPCPCHYRTTGPRVHLSLPLPLQVPGCICPCPCHYSTTGPRVHLSLPLPLQDYRSQGPSAPAITVLQVPGCICPCNYRTTGPRVHLSRPLPLQVPGCICPYLCYYRTTGPRVHLSLPLPLQYYRSQGASVPAPATTVLQVPGCICPCPCPCHYSTTGPRVHLSLPLPLQDYRSQGAYVPAPATTVIQVPGCCTTGPRVHLSLPLPLQYYRSQGESVPAPATTVLQVPRCICPWHYSTTGPRVQYYRSQGSSVPAPAPATTVLQVPGCSTTGPRVHLSLPP; this is encoded by the exons ATGATGATGAAACAGAAAGGAGGAAGACTGCTGCTTGTACCAGAGAGCTGCTTGCCTTTACAGGACTACAGGTCCCAGGGTGCATCTGTCCCTGCCTCTGCCACTACAGGACTACAGGTCCCAGGGTGCATCTGTCCCTTCCCCTGCCATTACAGGACTACAGGTCCCAGGGTGCATCTGTCCCTGACACTACATGTCCCAGGGTgcatctgtccctgtccctgccacTACAGGACTACAGGTCCCAGGGTGCATCAGTCCCTGCCCCTGCCATTACAGGACTACAGGTCCCAGGGTGCATCTGTCCCTGACACTACAGGTCCCATGGTGCATGTGCATCTGCCCCTGCCACTACAGGACTACAGGTCCCAGGGTGCATCAGTCCCTGCCCCTGCCATTACAGGACTACAG GTCCCAGGGTGCATCTGTCCCTGCCATTACAGTACTACAGGTCCCAGGGTGCATCTGTCCCTGCCCCTGCCATTACAGGACTACAGGTCCCAGGGTCCTTCTGTCCCTGCCCCTGCCATTACAGTACTACAGGTCCCAGGGTGCATCTGTCCCTGCCCCTGCAATTACAGGACTACAGGTCCCAGGGTGCATCTGTCCCTGCCCCTGCCACTACAGGTCCCAGGGTGCATCTGTCCCTATCTCTGCTATTACAGGACTACAGGTCCCAGGGTGCATCTGTCCCTGCCCCTGCCACTACAGGTCCCAGGGTGCATCTGTCCCTGCCCCTGCCATTACAGTACTACAGGTCCCAGGGTGCATCTGTTCCTGCCCCtgccactacagtactacaggtccCAGGGTGcatctgcccctgcccctgcccctgccactacagtactacaggtccCAGGGTGCATGAAacagaaaggagaaaggaggaagaCTGCTGAGGAGGAAACAGAAAGGAGGAAGACTGCTGCTTGTACCAGAGAGCTGCCTGCCTTTACAGGACTACAGGTCCCAGGGTGCATCTGTCCCTGCCTCTGCCACTACAGGACTACAGGTCCCAGGGTGCATCTGTCCCTTCCCCTGCCATTACAGGACTACAGGTCCCAGGGTGCATCTGTCCCTGACACTACATGTCCCAGGGTgcatctgtccctgtccctgccacTACAGGACTACAGGTCCCAGGGTGCATCAGTCCCTGCCCCTGCCATTACAGGTCCCAGGGTGCATCTGTCCCTGACACTACAGGTCCCATGGTGCATGTGCATCTGCCCCTGCCACTACAGGACTACAGGTCCCAGGGTGCATCAGTCCCTGCCCCTGCCATTACAGGACTACAGGTCCCAGGGTGCATCAGTCCCTGCCCCTGCATCTACAGGTCCCAGGGTGCATATGTCCCTGCCCCTGCCATTACAGGACTACACATCCCAGGGTGCATCAGTCCCTGTCCCTGCCACTACAGGACTACAGGTCCCAGGGTGCATCAGTCCCTGCCCCTGCCATTACAGGACTACAGGTCCCAGGGTGCATCTGTCCCTGCCCCTGCCACTACAGGTCCCAGGGTGCATCTGTCCCTGCCCCTGCCATTACAGTACTACAGGTCCCAGGGTGCATCTGTCCCTGCCCCTGCCATTACAGGACTACAGGTCCCAGGGTCCTTCTGCCCCTGCCATTACAGTACTACAGGTCCCAGGGTGCATCTGTCCCTGCAATTACAGGACTACAGGTCCCAGGGTGCATCTGTCCCGGCCCCTGCCACTACAGGTCCCAGGGTGCATCTGTCCCTATCTCTGCTATTACAGGACTACAGGTCCCAGGGTGCATCTGTCCCTGCCCCTGCCATTACAGTACTACAGGTCCCAGGGTGCATCTGTTCCTGCCCCtgccactacagtactacaggtccCAGGGTGcatctgcccctgcccctgcccctgccactacagtactacaggtccCAGGGTGCATCTGTCCCTGCCCCTGCCACTACAGGACTACAGGTCCCAGGGTGCATATGTCCCTGCCCCTGCCACTACAGTAATACAGGTCCCAGGGTGCTGTACTACAGGTCCCAGGGTGCATCTGTCCCTGCCCCtgccactacagtactacaggtccCAGGGTGAATCTGTCCCTGCCCCtgccactacagtactacaggtccCAAGGTGCATCTGTCCCTggcactacagtactacaggtccCAGGGTGCAGTACTACAGGTCCCAGG
- the LOC118376683 gene encoding uncharacterized protein LOC118376683 isoform X8 yields the protein MMMKQKGGRLLLVPESCLPLQDYRSQGASVPASATTGLQVPGCICPFPCHYRTTGPRVHLSLTLHVPGCICPCPCHYRTTGPRVHQSLPLPLQDYRSQGASVPDTTGPMVHVHLPLPLQDYRSQGASVPAPAITGLQVPGCISPCPCIYRSQGAYVPAPAPAPAPAPAITGLHIPGCISPCPCHYRTTGPRVHQSLPLPLQDYRSQGASVPAITVLQVPGCICPCPCHYRTTGPRVLLSLPLPLQYYRSQGASVPAPAITGLQVPGCICPCPCHYRSQGASVPISAITGLQVPGCICPCPCHYSTTGPRVHLFLPLPLQYYRSQGASAPAPAPATTVLQVPGCMKQKGERRKTAEEETERRKTAACTRELPAFTGLQVPGCICPCLCHYRTTGPRVHLSLPLPLQDYRSQGASVPDTTCPRVHLSLSLPLQDYRSQGASVPAPAITGLQVPGCICPCPCHYRSQGASVPAPAITVLQVPGCICPCPCHYRTTGPRVLLPLPLQYYRSQGASVPAITGLQVPGCICPGPCHYRSQGASVPISAITGLQVPGCICPCPCHYSTTGPRVHLFLPLPLQYYRSQGASAPAPAPATTVLQVPGCICPCPCHYRTTGPRVHLSLPLPLQYYRSQGESVPAPATTVLQVPRCICPWHYSTTGPRVQYYRSQGSSVPAPAPATTVLQVPGCSTTGPRVHLSLPP from the exons ATGATGATGAAACAGAAAGGAGGAAGACTGCTGCTTGTACCAGAGAGCTGCTTGCCTTTACAGGACTACAGGTCCCAGGGTGCATCTGTCCCTGCCTCTGCCACTACAGGACTACAGGTCCCAGGGTGCATCTGTCCCTTCCCCTGCCATTACAGGACTACAGGTCCCAGGGTGCATCTGTCCCTGACACTACATGTCCCAGGGTgcatctgtccctgtccctgccacTACAGGACTACAGGTCCCAGGGTGCATCAGTCCCTGCCCCTGCCATTACAGGACTACAGGTCCCAGGGTGCATCTGTCCCTGACACTACAGGTCCCATGGTGCATGTGCATCTGCCCCTGCCACTACAGGACTACAGGTCCCAGGGTGCATCAGTCCCTGCCCCTGCCATTACAGGACTACAGGTCCCAGGGTGCATCAGTCCCTGCCCCTGCATCTACAGGTCCCAGGGTGCATAtgtccctgcccctgcccctgcccctgcccctgcccctgccatTACAGGACTACACATCCCAGGGTGCATCAGTCCCTGTCCCTGCCACTACAGGACTACAGGTCCCAGGGTGCATCAGTCCCTGCCCCTGCCATTACAGGACTACAG GTCCCAGGGTGCATCTGTCCCTGCCATTACAGTACTACAGGTCCCAGGGTGCATCTGTCCCTGCCCCTGCCATTACAGGACTACAGGTCCCAGGGTCCTTCTGTCCCTGCCCCTGCCATTACAGTACTACAGGTCCCAGGGTGCATCTGTCCCTGCCCCTGCAATTACAGGACTACAGGTCCCAGGGTGCATCTGTCCCTGCCCCTGCCACTACAGGTCCCAGGGTGCATCTGTCCCTATCTCTGCTATTACAGGACTACAG GTCCCAGGGTGCATCTGTCCCTGCCCCTGCCATTACAGTACTACAGGTCCCAGGGTGCATCTGTTCCTGCCCCtgccactacagtactacaggtccCAGGGTGcatctgcccctgcccctgcccctgccactacagtactacaggtccCAGGGTGCATGAAacagaaaggagaaaggaggaagaCTGCTGAGGAGGAAACAGAAAGGAGGAAGACTGCTGCTTGTACCAGAGAGCTGCCTGCCTTTACAGGACTACAGGTCCCAGGGTGCATCTGTCCCTGCCTCTGCCACTACAGGACTACAGGTCCCAGGGTGCATCTGTCCCTTCCCCTGCCATTACAGGACTACAGGTCCCAGGGTGCATCTGTCCCTGACACTACATGTCCCAGGGTgcatctgtccctgtccctgccacTACAGGACTACAGGTCCCAGGGTGCATCAGTCCCTGCCCCTGCCATTACAG GACTACAGGTCCCAGGGTGCATCTGTCCCTGCCCCTGCCACTACAGGTCCCAGGGTGCATCTGTCCCTGCCCCTGCCATTACAGTACTACAGGTCCCAGGGTGCATCTGTCCCTGCCCCTGCCATTACAGGACTACAGGTCCCAGGGTCCTTCTGCCCCTGCCATTACAGTACTACAGGTCCCAGGGTGCATCTGTCCCTGCAATTACAGGACTACAGGTCCCAGGGTGCATCTGTCCCGGCCCCTGCCACTACAGGTCCCAGGGTGCATCTGTCCCTATCTCTGCTATTACAGGACTACAGGTCCCAGGGTGCATCTGTCCCTGCCCCTGCCATTACAGTACTACAGGTCCCAGGGTGCATCTGTTCCTGCCCCtgccactacagtactacaggtccCAGGGTGcatctgcccctgcccctgcccctgccactacagtactacaggtccCAGGGTGCATCTGTCCCTGCCCCTGCCACTACAGGACTACAG GTCCCAGGGTGCATCTGTCCCTGCCCCtgccactacagtactacaggtccCAGGGTGAATCTGTCCCTGCCCCtgccactacagtactacaggtccCAAGGTGCATCTGTCCCTggcactacagtactacaggtccCAGGGTGCAGTACTACAGGTCCCAGG
- the LOC118376683 gene encoding uncharacterized protein LOC118376683 isoform X7, with translation MMMKQKGGRLLLVPESCLPLQDYRSQGASVPASATTGLQVPGCICPFPCHYRTTGPRVHLSLTLHVPGCICPCPCHYRTTGPRVHQSLPLPLQDYRSQGASVPDTTGPMVHVHLPLPLQDYRSQGASVPAPAITGLQVPGCISPCPCIYRSQGAYVPAPAPAPAPAPAITGLHIPGCISPCPCHYRTTGPRVHQSLPLPLQDYRSQGASVPAITVLQVPGCICPCPCHYRTTGPRVLLSLPLPLQYYRSQGASVPAPAITGLQVPGCICPCPCHYRSQGASVPISAITGLQVPGCICPCPCHYSTTGPRVHLFLPLPLQYYRSQGASAPAPAPATTVLQVPGCMKQKGERRKTAEEETERRKTAACTRELPAFTGLQVPGCICPCLCHYRTTGPRVHLSLPLPLQDYRSQGASVPDTTCPRVHLSLSLPLQDYRSQGASVPAPAITGPRVHLSLTLQVPWCMCICPCHYRTTGPRVHQSLPLPLQDYRSQGASVPAPASTGPRVHMSLPLPLQDYTSQGASVPVPATTGLQVPGCISPCPCHYRTTGPRVHLSLPLPLQVPGCICPCPCHYSTTGPRVHLFLPLPLQYYRSQGASAPAPAPATTVLQVPGCICPCPCHYRTTGPRVHLSLPLPLQYYRSQGESVPAPATTVLQVPRCICPWHYSTTGPRVQYYRSQGSSVPAPAPATTVLQVPGCSTTGPRVHLSLPP, from the exons ATGATGATGAAACAGAAAGGAGGAAGACTGCTGCTTGTACCAGAGAGCTGCTTGCCTTTACAGGACTACAGGTCCCAGGGTGCATCTGTCCCTGCCTCTGCCACTACAGGACTACAGGTCCCAGGGTGCATCTGTCCCTTCCCCTGCCATTACAGGACTACAGGTCCCAGGGTGCATCTGTCCCTGACACTACATGTCCCAGGGTgcatctgtccctgtccctgccacTACAGGACTACAGGTCCCAGGGTGCATCAGTCCCTGCCCCTGCCATTACAGGACTACAGGTCCCAGGGTGCATCTGTCCCTGACACTACAGGTCCCATGGTGCATGTGCATCTGCCCCTGCCACTACAGGACTACAGGTCCCAGGGTGCATCAGTCCCTGCCCCTGCCATTACAGGACTACAGGTCCCAGGGTGCATCAGTCCCTGCCCCTGCATCTACAGGTCCCAGGGTGCATAtgtccctgcccctgcccctgcccctgcccctgcccctgccatTACAGGACTACACATCCCAGGGTGCATCAGTCCCTGTCCCTGCCACTACAGGACTACAGGTCCCAGGGTGCATCAGTCCCTGCCCCTGCCATTACAGGACTACAG GTCCCAGGGTGCATCTGTCCCTGCCATTACAGTACTACAGGTCCCAGGGTGCATCTGTCCCTGCCCCTGCCATTACAGGACTACAGGTCCCAGGGTCCTTCTGTCCCTGCCCCTGCCATTACAGTACTACAGGTCCCAGGGTGCATCTGTCCCTGCCCCTGCAATTACAGGACTACAGGTCCCAGGGTGCATCTGTCCCTGCCCCTGCCACTACAGGTCCCAGGGTGCATCTGTCCCTATCTCTGCTATTACAGGACTACAG GTCCCAGGGTGCATCTGTCCCTGCCCCTGCCATTACAGTACTACAGGTCCCAGGGTGCATCTGTTCCTGCCCCtgccactacagtactacaggtccCAGGGTGcatctgcccctgcccctgcccctgccactacagtactacaggtccCAGGGTGCATGAAacagaaaggagaaaggaggaagaCTGCTGAGGAGGAAACAGAAAGGAGGAAGACTGCTGCTTGTACCAGAGAGCTGCCTGCCTTTACAGGACTACAGGTCCCAGGGTGCATCTGTCCCTGCCTCTGCCACTACAGGACTACAGGTCCCAGGGTGCATCTGTCCCTTCCCCTGCCATTACAGGACTACAGGTCCCAGGGTGCATCTGTCCCTGACACTACATGTCCCAGGGTgcatctgtccctgtccctgccacTACAGGACTACAGGTCCCAGGGTGCATCAGTCCCTGCCCCTGCCATTACAGGTCCCAGGGTGCATCTGTCCCTGACACTACAGGTCCCATGGTGCATGTGCATCTGCCCCTGCCACTACAGGACTACAGGTCCCAGGGTGCATCAGTCCCTGCCCCTGCCATTACAGGACTACAGGTCCCAGGGTGCATCAGTCCCTGCCCCTGCATCTACAGGTCCCAGGGTGCATATGTCCCTGCCCCTGCCATTACAGGACTACACATCCCAGGGTGCATCAGTCCCTGTCCCTGCCACTACAGGACTACAGGTCCCAGGGTGCATCAGTCCCTGCCCCTGCCATTACAGGACTACAGGTCCCAGGGTGCATCTGTCCCTGCCCCTGCCACTACAGGTCCCAGGGTGCATCTGTCCCTGCCCCTGCCATTACAGTACTACAG GTCCCAGGGTGCATCTGTTCCTGCCCCtgccactacagtactacaggtccCAGGGTGcatctgcccctgcccctgcccctgccactacagtactacaggtccCAGGGTGCATCTGTCCCTGCCCCTGCCACTACAGGACTACAG GTCCCAGGGTGCATCTGTCCCTGCCCCtgccactacagtactacaggtccCAGGGTGAATCTGTCCCTGCCCCtgccactacagtactacaggtccCAAGGTGCATCTGTCCCTggcactacagtactacaggtccCAGGGTGCAGTACTACAGGTCCCAGG
- the LOC118376683 gene encoding uncharacterized protein LOC118376683 isoform X9 encodes MMMKQKGGRLLLVPESCLPLQDYRSQGASVPASATTGLQVPGCICPFPCHYRTTGPRVHLSLTLHVPGCICPCPCHYRTTGPRVHQSLPLPLQDYRSQGASVPDTTGPMVHVHLPLPLQDYRSQGASVPAPAITGLQVPGCISPCPCIYRSQGAYVPAPAPAPAPAPAITGLHIPGCISPCPCHYRTTGPRVHQSLPLPLQDYRSQGASVPAPATTGPRVHLSLPLQYYRSQGASVPAPAITGLQVPGSFCPCPCHYSTTGPRVHLSLPLQLQDYRSQGASVPAPATTGPRVHLSLSLLLQDYRSQGASVPAPATTGPRVHLSLPLPLQYYRSQGASVPAPATTVLQVPGCICPCPCPCHYSTTGPRVHLSLPLPLQVPGCICPCPCHYSTTGPRVHLSLPLPLQDYRSQGPSAPAITVLQVPGCICPCNYRTTGPRVHLSRPLPLQVPGCICPYLCYYRTTGPRVHLSLPLPLQYYRSQGASVPAPATTVLQVPGCICPCPCPCHYSTTGPRVHLSLPLPLQDYRSQGAYVPAPATTVIQVPGCCTTGPRVHLSLPLPLQYYRSQGESVPAPATTVLQVPRCICPWHYSTTGPRVQYYRSQGSSVPAPAPATTVLQVPGCSTTGPRVHLSLPP; translated from the exons ATGATGATGAAACAGAAAGGAGGAAGACTGCTGCTTGTACCAGAGAGCTGCTTGCCTTTACAGGACTACAGGTCCCAGGGTGCATCTGTCCCTGCCTCTGCCACTACAGGACTACAGGTCCCAGGGTGCATCTGTCCCTTCCCCTGCCATTACAGGACTACAGGTCCCAGGGTGCATCTGTCCCTGACACTACATGTCCCAGGGTgcatctgtccctgtccctgccacTACAGGACTACAGGTCCCAGGGTGCATCAGTCCCTGCCCCTGCCATTACAGGACTACAGGTCCCAGGGTGCATCTGTCCCTGACACTACAGGTCCCATGGTGCATGTGCATCTGCCCCTGCCACTACAGGACTACAGGTCCCAGGGTGCATCAGTCCCTGCCCCTGCCATTACAGGACTACAGGTCCCAGGGTGCATCAGTCCCTGCCCCTGCATCTACAGGTCCCAGGGTGCATAtgtccctgcccctgcccctgcccctgcccctgcccctgccatTACAGGACTACACATCCCAGGGTGCATCAGTCCCTGTCCCTGCCACTACAGGACTACAGGTCCCAGGGTGCATCAGTCCCTGCCCCTGCCATTACAGGACTACAGGTCCCAGGGTGCATCTGTCCCTGCCCCTGCCACTACAGGTCCCAGGGTGCATCTGTCCCTGCCATTACAGTACTACAGGTCCCAGGGTGCATCTGTCCCTGCCCCTGCCATTACAGGACTACAGGTCCCAGGGTCCTTCTGTCCCTGCCCCTGCCATTACAGTACTACAGGTCCCAGGGTGCATCTGTCCCTGCCCCTGCAATTACAGGACTACAGGTCCCAGGGTGCATCTGTCCCTGCCCCTGCCACTACAGGTCCCAGGGTGCATCTGTCCCTATCTCTGCTATTACAGGACTACAGGTCCCAGGGTGCATCTGTCCCTGCCCCTGCCACTACAGGTCCCAGGGTGCATCTGTCCCTGCCCCTGCCATTACAGTACTACAGGTCCCAGGGTGCATCTGTTCCTGCCCCtgccactacagtactacaggtccCAGGGTGcatctgcccctgcccctgcccctgccactacagtactacag GTCCCAGGGTGCATCTGTCCCTGCCCCTGCCACTACAGGTCCCAGGGTGCATCTGTCCCTGCCCCTGCCATTACAGTACTACAGGTCCCAGGGTGCATCTGTCCCTGCCCCTGCCATTACAGGACTACAGGTCCCAGGGTCCTTCTGCCCCTGCCATTACAGTACTACAGGTCCCAGGGTGCATCTGTCCCTGCAATTACAGGACTACAGGTCCCAGGGTGCATCTGTCCCGGCCCCTGCCACTACAGGTCCCAGGGTGCATCTGTCCCTATCTCTGCTATTACAGGACTACAGGTCCCAGGGTGCATCTGTCCCTGCCCCTGCCATTACAGTACTACAGGTCCCAGGGTGCATCTGTTCCTGCCCCtgccactacagtactacaggtccCAGGGTGcatctgcccctgcccctgcccctgccactacagtactacaggtccCAGGGTGCATCTGTCCCTGCCCCTGCCACTACAGGACTACAGGTCCCAGGGTGCATATGTCCCTGCCCCTGCCACTACAGTAATACAGGTCCCAGGGTGCTGTACTACAGGTCCCAGGGTGCATCTGTCCCTGCCCCtgccactacagtactacaggtccCAGGGTGAATCTGTCCCTGCCCCtgccactacagtactacaggtccCAAGGTGCATCTGTCCCTggcactacagtactacaggtccCAGGGTGCAGTACTACAGGTCCCAGG
- the LOC118376683 gene encoding uncharacterized protein LOC118376683 isoform X13: MMMKQKGGRLLLVPESCLPLQDYRSQGASVPASATTGLQVPGCICPFPCHYRTTGPRVHLSLTLHVPGCICPCPCHYRTTGPRVHQSLPLPLQDYRSQGASVPDTTGPMVHVHLPLPLQDYRSQGASVPAPAITGLQVPGCISPCPCIYRSQGAYVPAPAPAPAPAPAITGLHIPGCISPCPCHYRTTGPRVHQSLPLPLQDYRSQGASVPAPATTGPRVHLSLPLQYYRSQGASVPAPAITGLQVPGSFCPCPCHYSTTGPRVHLSLPLQLQDYRSQGASVPAPATTGPRVHLSLSLLLQDYRSQGASVPAPATTGPRVHLSLPLPLQYYRSQGASVPAPATTVLQVPGCICPCPCPCHYSTTGPRVHLSLPLPLQDYRSQGPSAPAITVLQVPGCICPCNYRTTGPRVHLSRPLPLQVPGCICPYLCYYRTTGPRVHLSLPLPLQYYRSQGASVPAPATTVLQVPGCICPCPCPCHYSTTGPRVHLSLPLPLQDYRSQGAYVPAPATTVIQVPGCCTTGPRVHLSLPLPLQYYRSQGESVPAPATTVLQVPRCICPWHYSTTGPRVQYYRSQGSSVPAPAPATTVLQVPGCSTTGPRVHLSLPP, translated from the exons ATGATGATGAAACAGAAAGGAGGAAGACTGCTGCTTGTACCAGAGAGCTGCTTGCCTTTACAGGACTACAGGTCCCAGGGTGCATCTGTCCCTGCCTCTGCCACTACAGGACTACAGGTCCCAGGGTGCATCTGTCCCTTCCCCTGCCATTACAGGACTACAGGTCCCAGGGTGCATCTGTCCCTGACACTACATGTCCCAGGGTgcatctgtccctgtccctgccacTACAGGACTACAGGTCCCAGGGTGCATCAGTCCCTGCCCCTGCCATTACAGGACTACAGGTCCCAGGGTGCATCTGTCCCTGACACTACAGGTCCCATGGTGCATGTGCATCTGCCCCTGCCACTACAGGACTACAGGTCCCAGGGTGCATCAGTCCCTGCCCCTGCCATTACAGGACTACAGGTCCCAGGGTGCATCAGTCCCTGCCCCTGCATCTACAGGTCCCAGGGTGCATAtgtccctgcccctgcccctgcccctgcccctgcccctgccatTACAGGACTACACATCCCAGGGTGCATCAGTCCCTGTCCCTGCCACTACAGGACTACAGGTCCCAGGGTGCATCAGTCCCTGCCCCTGCCATTACAGGACTACAGGTCCCAGGGTGCATCTGTCCCTGCCCCTGCCACTACAGGTCCCAGGGTGCATCTGTCCCTGCCATTACAGTACTACAGGTCCCAGGGTGCATCTGTCCCTGCCCCTGCCATTACAGGACTACAGGTCCCAGGGTCCTTCTGTCCCTGCCCCTGCCATTACAGTACTACAGGTCCCAGGGTGCATCTGTCCCTGCCCCTGCAATTACAGGACTACAGGTCCCAGGGTGCATCTGTCCCTGCCCCTGCCACTACAGGTCCCAGGGTGCATCTGTCCCTATCTCTGCTATTACAGGACTACAGGTCCCAGGGTGCATCTGTCCCTGCCCCTGCCACTACAGGTCCCAGGGTGCATCTGTCCCTGCCCCTGCCATTACAGTACTACAGGTCCCAGGGTGCATCTGTTCCTGCCCCtgccactacagtactacaggtccCAGGGTGcatctgcccctgcccctgcccctgccactacagtactacag GTCCCAGGGTGCATCTGTCCCTGCCCCTGCCATTACAGGACTACAGGTCCCAGGGTCCTTCTGCCCCTGCCATTACAGTACTACAGGTCCCAGGGTGCATCTGTCCCTGCAATTACAGGACTACAGGTCCCAGGGTGCATCTGTCCCGGCCCCTGCCACTACAGGTCCCAGGGTGCATCTGTCCCTATCTCTGCTATTACAGGACTACAGGTCCCAGGGTGCATCTGTCCCTGCCCCTGCCATTACAGTACTACAGGTCCCAGGGTGCATCTGTTCCTGCCCCtgccactacagtactacaggtccCAGGGTGcatctgcccctgcccctgcccctgccactacagtactacaggtccCAGGGTGCATCTGTCCCTGCCCCTGCCACTACAGGACTACAGGTCCCAGGGTGCATATGTCCCTGCCCCTGCCACTACAGTAATACAGGTCCCAGGGTGCTGTACTACAGGTCCCAGGGTGCATCTGTCCCTGCCCCtgccactacagtactacaggtccCAGGGTGAATCTGTCCCTGCCCCtgccactacagtactacaggtccCAAGGTGCATCTGTCCCTggcactacagtactacaggtccCAGGGTGCAGTACTACAGGTCCCAGG